Within the Helicoverpa armigera isolate CAAS_96S chromosome 8, ASM3070526v1, whole genome shotgun sequence genome, the region TGGTTGATTCTTGTCATCACTTACTTTACGTGCCATTTGTGGGGATTCAGTTTTGAATAAACCTTCTAAAGGTAATGTTGATGGATCTGTTCGCATTGATCGTGGTGTTACTATTTCATAGCTTTTAGCAGCTCGAGCCTGTTCGTTTTCGTAAGCTGCAGGAACGAATTGCCATTGTGCGAACAGTGGTCCACTCTGTTCTTgttcagttttgttttcttcattGACGTAAGATAGGAAGTCGTCATCATTGGTAGGTACATGCTCCACAGTTTCTTTATTTTCCTCAGCTTTAGAATCAGATACTGCCTTGATATGCCTGTAAGCCTCGTTAACACTTTCTGATGCCACTAAGTTTTCCCTAGGCGTGTCTGAAAATGTCTCAACTAAAGCTCTTGCATTTCTTGcttcatcaatacgaataatattttCAGGTGGGTGTTCAACTGGATACACATGACcgtatttagttaaataaattggaATTTCATCTTCAACAATTTTGATGAGACTGAATCTACTAACTTCTCCGATCTTGTCGACAACTGGTTTCTTTTCAACCATGATTTTGCCTTCTTCAATGAGAGTcgtttcattgtttttattcaaacgATGTTTATCTAATTTGGAGTTAACTTCGACAACTCTGCTAACGGAGAATAATTTATCGAATTGTGTTTTTATGATTGGTGGCGGTGGCGGTGGTGTAGTGGTAGTTGTAGTTGTAACGGTCGTAGGTTCAGGCTCAGTCGTAGTTTCTGTGCTGGGCACTGTATAAGCAACAGTATTTTGTACGTATGTGGTTTTGACTTCAGCATCAGTTTGTGTGACGGTGACATCTTGAGTTGAAGGATAGTTAGTTGTTCCTTCTGTGCTTTCTAAGTAATCATCAGTACTTTCATCGATTTCCATTTGATATGTGGCTGTTTCTGTATCGACTGTATTTGTTGTGGATGCATCATCCAAAGTTGTAGGATTCTTATCATCTGTCAAAGTTGTTGATGTCATTGTGAGGTAATCATCATCGAAAGATGTGGTTGTTTCAGCATCACTAGCTGCAGCAGTAGTCGTTGTAAGATCTTTAGGTCCCTGCTCAGCTTCTTGAGTTGCATTCCTAATAATAACTGGGACTGTTCCTTTAGGTCTGGGTGCAGCGACAGGGGTATTGTAACCTGGTGGTACATTTTGTACTCGCTTTTTAGTATCAACTGCTGGCTTGTTACTAAATCTAGTTATGATTCCAGTTCTATTTTGAGAGCTTGGGAATCTCCTAGGAAGTTCTGTGGTAGAAGTAGAAGTTCTGAATGTGTTTGAGTTGACTACACGAGGTCTGAAGCCTGGTCGCCTTGTTGTAAGAGCAAACCTTGTTGGCGTTTCTTCCTCATCAACTgcttcttcatcatcaggtccTTCTTCTTCCTCGTCTAACAATTCTTCAGAATTACCACCTTCCTCGTTAACGCCCTCTTCTTCAGAATCTGGTTTTCTTGTGAACAGTTGGTTTGGTGGGACGAAGACGAAGGGGTTCTCTGGCTCTGTTTCCTCATCTAGAATCTCTTCATCATTGTATTCTTCTTCATCTTCTAACCTTTGAGTGGTTCTTGGAGTGAAAGGCCTTCTGGTGAATATTTTTGAAGAGAATGGTCTTCTTGTGCTACCGGCTGGTCTGAATGATGGTCGATCTGCTGATGCAGGACTTGTGTAAACTCCTGGGTTATATTTACGGCTGAAAACTCTACTCGTTGATGGCACTGAAGGTTCTGTAGATGGTGTGTATAACTTTTTACGCGGTCTGTATGGCAACCTTGTTCTGCTTGAAGTTGTCGTCGATATGGTAGTGCTCGCGGTCGTCGTTTCTGTTTCTGGGTTATCAGTTTCTGTAACTGTGGCCTCTGTGGCAGACGTCTCTTGATTTTCTGAAATAGCAACAGCTTGTCCTTCAGAAACAACAGTAACATCAGGCTTAGCGTCTGTTTCACTTTCTGATTTAGTTTCAGATTCAATGTTAGATTTATCAGaactttctttattttcctcTGTAGTCTTAGAGTCACTGTCAGAAGTTACTTCAGTTTCAGATTTTTCGTTTGTAGCTATTTCTTTATTATCGTCTGATTTTTTACTGTCATCTGTTTCACTTTCAACTGTAGCTGGCGCGGCAGTAGTTGTAGTTTGTTCAGTGGTTGTCTCTTCTCGTTTATCCTCAACATTCCTCTCTGTTATATCTTCCtttatttcaactttttcaGTTTGGAGCTCAACTTTAACCTTtttctccttgtaaaactctgtaACTTCTTCTATTATAGGCTCAGTTACAACTTCAGTTGTGGTTGTCGTCGGTCGCGTCTTTTCTCCATAGTTGAATTCCTCAGTCGTAGAGGTTCTGAAATTGTTCAATGATGCTATAGCTTTGGCCGTTATCTCCGGTTCTTCTTCagcagattttatttttttacggaTCACCTTTCGTATCCTTTGTGGGCCGGGTGCAGAGGGGGCTTCAGTTGTGACGACTGGTTCTGATGCAACAGTAGTTGAAGTTGGTCTGCGTCTGATTACTCTGAACCTCTTTTTGCCAGAATCATCGATAGGAATTGCTTCAGTGGCCACGGCGTCACCTGCAGTAGAACCGGGAGCCCTCAATTTCTTGACAATAACTCTTCGCTTAGGTGCTTCTTCCTCGACTTCACTTTCATCGTGTTCTTTCTCCTCTCTAGCACTTTCAGAAAGTAAAATATCGTCATTCCTACTTTCCggttcatcatcgtcatcatcatttgCTAAAGTTTGCTGTGTAGTAGATTGACGTGACGGGAAGGGTAATTTTCTGGCAACGAGGTTTGGTGGAGCCGTTGTTGGTCTTGTTCTACCGAATGGCAAACGAGGTGCAATTCTTTGGGTAGAAGTTTCTTCGGGTAGTCCAGTATTTACATCTTCGTTGTCGTCAGATACAGCAGTAGTAGATGATCGAGTAAATGGTCGTGGAGTGAACCTCGCAAATGTTGGTCTTCTTTGAGCAATAGAAACTGGTTGAGCAGTCGACTCCGTTGTTGTGCTTATCGTAAAGCGGCTTCGTCCTCTTGGGAGGAGGTTTGGTCGCCTTGTCTCCAAAGTTGCAGCGGAACCTTCACTATCAGGTATCGCGTCACTAACGGTGGGTCTACGGAAACGTCTATCTGCTCTTGCACTAAAGCTAGGAACTTGTCTCGGAACAAATTGGGGTTCTACGTCAATAGGAGTTAGCGAAATCACTTCATCTGGATTTAAAACTTGAGGTTTAAACTGACCCCTCGAAACAGGAGATGCAGCGGCAGGAATAGAATCGTCACTTCGAGCAGTCTGTGATGCTTGGAACCTACTTCTAAGTCTAAACCTTCTAGTGCTGGTTTCTCTGGGTGTAGCTCCGTCAACTTCACGACTATCAGGAGTAGTAGATCTGATTTTACGAGATACCTCAACAGAATCGTCTGAGTCCGAAGATATTTCGTTCGGTCTCTGCAGAGGTCGTCGGCGATTCACAAAAGTATAATTCCTGGGACTCACCTGGGTTGTGCTCGTTGGTGCTGCCGTGCTTGATGGAGTAGCTGTGGTGGAGCCTCGCCGTCTGATGAGGGTACGTCGAGTTGCAGCACTTGAAGGAGCTTGAGTCGTAGTCGTAGTAGTCGTAGTTGTTGTCGTAGTCGTAGGTTCAACTACAGTTGTCGTAGCCGATGATTCAGTCTCAGGAGTCTCGGTATCAGAGGAGCTCGGGGAATTTAGTAAGGAGGATATTTGTACAGCCAAGACTGTGGTGGGGTCAGGACTGCTTGTTTCCTCGATAGCGAGGGTGGTGGAACGTATTCTCGTAACAGGAGCTTCAGAGCTAGGCTCTTCAGTGGGTCGGGAGGTGGAGCGAGACCGTACGATAGACGTATATTGTGGTTGCGTAGATATTTCTCTTTCTAATGCTGTTTCTTGAAGCTCTTCATCCTCATCAGAGTTTTGGTATCTggaaaaaaaacacatattgtAGACAATCTTAAACTTTTATGAGCTTGTAGATTTACCTAATCTGGCGTTGTTAACGTAGGTGTGTATTTAagattttatgtaggtaataatgtgTATATGTATGCTGTGGATGAGcgtaatagtaaataaatagtgtttattcAGTGTTTGTGTACTTACTGCACGGTAGTAGTTTCCTCAGTAGTGGGTCGCTGTCTCCTGATGGTGACGTATTCAGGAGTATTCTCACGTCTTGCACTGATGATGTCCAGCGTGTTGGGTGTGTCGGAAACTGACACGAAAGGCTCCGATCGCTCGAAGAGGGCGT harbors:
- the Cht6 gene encoding mucin-4 isoform X1, which encodes MGNFDRTSWFYTIFKMEVTTWLSLLLAVITLGTPASSSEPRVVCYYTNWSVYRPGTARFNPQNINPYLCTHLVYAFGGFTKDNTLKPFDKYQDIEKGGYAKFTGLKTYNKNLKTMLAIGGWNEGSTRFSPMVGSRERRKEFVRNAIKFLRQNRFDGLDLDWEYPAFRDGGKPKDRENYAKLVKELREEFEREAEKTGKPRLLLTMAVPAGIEYIQKGFDVKTLNQYLDWMNLLSYDYHSAFEPAVNHHAPLYPLEEPNEYSVDNELNIDYTIKFYIESGADPSKLVLGIPTYGRSYTLFNPDAVEIGSPADGPGEQGDATREKGYLAYYEICEALKPKTKKRAASDEDSEEYSDEEEEEWTVMHPNRDAMGPVAFKGNQWVGYDDVDIVRKKAEYVAENGLGGIMFWSIDNDDFRGACHDKPYPLIEAAKESYFAKLGSTDNAITEKAPARTSTRRKNRPKSSSTTTTTTTTPKPSKSNRRKPTVTSTTPAWNIITPEPPTTPDPGSDFKCVDEGFFPHPRDCKKYFWCLDSGPSNLGIVAHQFTCPSGLFFNKAADSCDFARNVLCKIKDTTTKAPTTKAPTTKAVTTTTSTTTTTTRRPIRLSTKSSSLFRTTSTTTPEPEEEEYEDASAEEPTDEDAEDPRVIKELIDLIKKVGGIEQLEKQLGYGESNQASSTDGTVTVPTTPSPFKKKLYQKVLERTRGKNRYNGANSILEGSGQNSRRGPQNAGLEASNDRDKLLRKDRPQYTTINRQRGSKATTEATPESEEVEDEPEEEVQQTLRSKSVDNEPRVGTTSKPLQYVNIRRARPTTSDTADDSASRNALFERSEPFVSVSDTPNTLDIISARRENTPEYVTIRRQRPTTEETTTVQYQNSDEDEELQETALEREISTQPQYTSIVRSRSTSRPTEEPSSEAPVTRIRSTTLAIEETSSPDPTTVLAVQISSLLNSPSSSDTETPETESSATTTVVEPTTTTTTTTTTTTTQAPSSAATRRTLIRRRGSTTATPSSTAAPTSTTQVSPRNYTFVNRRRPLQRPNEISSDSDDSVEVSRKIRSTTPDSREVDGATPRETSTRRFRLRSRFQASQTARSDDSIPAAASPVSRGQFKPQVLNPDEVISLTPIDVEPQFVPRQVPSFSARADRRFRRPTVSDAIPDSEGSAATLETRRPNLLPRGRSRFTISTTTESTAQPVSIAQRRPTFARFTPRPFTRSSTTAVSDDNEDVNTGLPEETSTQRIAPRLPFGRTRPTTAPPNLVARKLPFPSRQSTTQQTLANDDDDDEPESRNDDILLSESAREEKEHDESEVEEEAPKRRVIVKKLRAPGSTAGDAVATEAIPIDDSGKKRFRVIRRRPTSTTVASEPVVTTEAPSAPGPQRIRKVIRKKIKSAEEEPEITAKAIASLNNFRTSTTEEFNYGEKTRPTTTTTEVVTEPIIEEVTEFYKEKKVKVELQTEKVEIKEDITERNVEDKREETTTEQTTTTAAPATVESETDDSKKSDDNKEIATNEKSETEVTSDSDSKTTEENKESSDKSNIESETKSESETDAKPDVTVVSEGQAVAISENQETSATEATVTETDNPETETTTASTTISTTTSSRTRLPYRPRKKLYTPSTEPSVPSTSRVFSRKYNPGVYTSPASADRPSFRPAGSTRRPFSSKIFTRRPFTPRTTQRLEDEEEYNDEEILDEETEPENPFVFVPPNQLFTRKPDSEEEGVNEEGGNSEELLDEEEEGPDDEEAVDEEETPTRFALTTRRPGFRPRVVNSNTFRTSTSTTELPRRFPSSQNRTGIITRFSNKPAVDTKKRVQNVPPGYNTPVAAPRPKGTVPVIIRNATQEAEQGPKDLTTTTAAASDAETTTSFDDDYLTMTSTTLTDDKNPTTLDDASTTNTVDTETATYQMEIDESTDDYLESTEGTTNYPSTQDVTVTQTDAEVKTTYVQNTVAYTVPSTETTTEPEPTTVTTTTTTTPPPPPPIIKTQFDKLFSVSRVVEVNSKLDKHRLNKNNETTLIEEGKIMVEKKPVVDKIGEVSRFSLIKIVEDEIPIYLTKYGHVYPVEHPPENIIRIDEARNARALVETFSDTPRENLVASESVNEAYRHIKAVSDSKAEENKETVEHVPTNDDDFLSYVNEENKTEQEQSGPLFAQWQFVPAAYENEQARAAKSYEIVTPRSMRTDPSTLPLEGLFKTESPQMARKVSDDKNQPFLVYSSSVQSQPEENIAKVDAVKPESGRSIVTFAKGEEFNGGSTEDVSTVKSPVSISVITQSTESSTVSPSSTTSTTVSSTTVSSTSTTESPSSSPIIDLLSSTQATTEASTTSSTVPSSTTETVPEETTIVKISPVDAKRAKFGFPRRPIIKSSNFTRPSTAPRTVKKINATVVSNLNQKANKTTFSPSKSRFSANRVQNVPVDLKKKSNSPKAAIKTFTTAKTYTTESPKSTTERKLYFKPIRPNFRPAFVPRKTTTPVSGDT